The proteins below are encoded in one region of Apium graveolens cultivar Ventura chromosome 4, ASM990537v1, whole genome shotgun sequence:
- the LOC141718104 gene encoding ABC transporter B family member 15-like codes for MTKMVVTKKNMGSIRSIFMHADGVDILLMIMGLLGTIGDGFSMPVMLYATSMLMNDIGGASNGVDHHFTHSINKNALALCYLACGQLVACFFEGYCWTRTAERQASRLRARYLKAVLRQDVGYFDLHVTSISEVITSVSGDSLVIQDVISEKVPVFVMNVASFFGAYVAGFLMLWRLAIVGLPFVVILIIPGLIYGRTLMGIARKMREEYNKAGTIVEQAISSIRTVYSFVGESKTITEYSAALEGTVDLGLKQGLAKGLAIGSNGLVFAIWAFMSYYGSRMVMYHGAHGGTVFAVGAATAIGGLSLGAALSNVKYFSEATAAGERIMEVINRIPKIDSDNMEGEILEIVSGEVEFKHIEFAYPSRPESVIFKDLNLKIPAGKAVALVGGSGSGKSTVIALLQRFYDPIGGEILVDGVCIEKLQLKWLRSQMGLVSQEPALFATTIKENILFGKEDGSMEEVIGAAKAANAHNFISQLPQGYDTQVGERGVQMSGGQKQRIAIARAIIKAPRILLLDEATSALDSESERVVQEALDQASVGRTTIIIAHRLSTIRNADLIAVVQDGEIRETGSHHDLIQDQNSLYSILVHLQHSQKNSVPLATSTNYKVASVSNSDINSTSSRRLSIVSRSSSANSRGGEYVNVEHKHLREQIFPVPSFKRLLAMNLPEWRQAVLGSCGAILFGAIQPVYAFAMGSMISVYFLPEHSEIKEKTRIYALCFVGLAVFSFIFNIIQHYNFAAMGEYLTKRIRERMLSKILTFEIGWFDQDENSSGAVCSRLAKDANVVRSLVGDRMALVVQTLSAVIIACTMGLVIAWKLALLMIAVQPLVIVCFYCKRILLKNLSSKAIKSQDESSKLAAEAVSNLRTVTAFSSQSRILQMLEKAQEGPRRESVRQSWYAGIGLGISQSLMSCTWALDFWYGGKLIADGEISSKALFETFMILVSTGRVIADAGAMTNDLAKGSDAVGSVFAVLDRYTLIEPEDPDGHKPEKVTGHVELRDVDFAYPARPDVAIFSGFTIKIEAGESTALVGQSGSGKSTIIGLIQRFYDPLKGSVKIDGKDIRSFHLRSLRKHIALVSQEPTLFAGTIRENITYGASKETDEIEMIESAKAANAHGFITGLKDGYDTWCGDRGIQLSGGQKQRIAIARAILKNPAVLLLDEATSALDSQSEKVVQDALEHVMVGRTSVVVAHRLSTIQNCDTIAVLDKGKVVEKGTHSALLAKGSTGAYYTLVNLQRRTDTT; via the exons ATGACAAAGATGGTAGTAACGAAGAAGAATATGGGATCGATTCGATCCATTTTTATGCATGCTGATGGTGTTGATATATTGTTGATGATCATGGGCTTACTTGGTACTATTGGTGATGGCTTCTCCATGCCTGTCATGTTGTATGCAACTAGCATGCTCATGAATGATATTGGTGGTGCTTCTAATGGAGTTGATCATCACTTCACTCATAGCATTAACAAG AATGCTTTGGCTTTGTGTTACTTGGCTTGTGGTCAATTGGTTGCTTGTTTTTTTG AGGGATATTGCTGGACAAGAACAGCAGAGAGACAAGCTTCAAGATTAAGAGCAAGATACTTGAAAGCAGTACTTAGGCAAGATGTCGGTTACTTTGATTTGCACGTCACAAGCATCTCTGAAGTTATCACCAGCGTTTCTGGCGATAGCCTTGTTATTCAAGATGTTATAAGTGAAAAG GTGCCTGTGTTTGTGATGAATGTGGCATCGTTCTTCGGTGCTTATGTGGCCGGTTTTTTGATGCTGTGGAGACTAGCTATAGTTGGATTGCCATTTGTGGTAATTTTGATTATACCCGGATTGATTTATGGGCGAACTCTAATGGGTATTGCCCGAAAGATGAGAGAAGAATATAATAAAGCAGGGACAATAGTTGAGCAAGCAATCTCATCAATCAGAACTGTTTATTCATTTGTTGGAGAGAGTAAAACTATTACAGAATACTCTGCTGCACTTGAAGGGACAGTAGATTTGGGACTTAAACAAGGTTTAGCGAAAGGCTTGGCTATTGGAAGTAACGGTCTTGTCTTTGCTATTTGGGCCTTCATGTCTTATTATGGTAGTAGAATGGTGATGTACCATGGCGCCCATGGCGGAACTGTTTTTGCTGTTGGTGCTGCCACTGCTATTGGTGGATT ATCACTTGGTGCTGCTTTATCGAATGTGAAGTACTTCTCTGAAGCCACTGCAGCTGGAGAACGGATAATGGAAGTGATAAACAGAATCCCGAAAATTGATTCCGACAACATGGAAGGTGAAATACTAGAAATTGTATCCGGGGAGGTGGAATTTAAACACATAGAATTCGCCTATCCTTCAAGACCAGAAAGTGTAATTTTCAAAGACTTGAACCTTAAGATTCCTGCGGGGAAGGCAGTTGCGTTGGTCGGTGGGAGCGGCTCGGGGAAGTCAACAGTGATAGCTTTGTTGCAGAGATTTTATGATCCGATCGGGGGAGAAATATTGGTGGACGGAGTATGCATAGAGAAGTTGCAGTTGAAATGGCTGAGGTCACAAATGGGGTTGGTGAGTCAAGAGCCAGCATTATTTGCAACAACAATAAAAGAGAACATACTTTTTGGCAAAGAAGATGGAAGTATGGAGGAGGTTATTGGGGCGGCCAAAGCTGCAAATGCTCATAACTTCATTAGTCAGTTGCCTCAAGGTTATGATACCCAG GTAGGAGAAAGGGGTGTACAAATGTCAGGAGGGCAAAAGCAAAGAATAGCAATAGCTCGAGCAATCATAAAAGCACCCCGTATCCTACTCCTAGACGAGGCCACCAGTGCTTTGGACTCCGAGTCTGAACGTGTTGTACAGGAAGCACTTGACCAGGCCTCTGTTGGTCGCACCACTATCATCATTGCCCATAGACTCTCAACTATCCGCAATGCTGACCTCATTGCCGTTGTTCAAGATGGCGAAATCAGAGAAACTGGATCTCACCATGACCTCATTCAAGACCAAAACAGCCTCTACTCAATTTTAGTCCACCTCCAACATTCACAAAAAAATAGCGTACCGTTGGCCACCAGCACTAATTATAAAGTTGCTTCAGTATCAAACAGTGATATCAATAGTACGAGTAGTCGACGATTATCTATAGTTAGCCGATCAAGCTCAGCCAATTCAAGAGGAGGCGAGTATGTTAATGTTGAGCACAAACATCTCAGGGAACAAATTTTTCCAGTGCCATCATTCAAAAGACTCTTAGCAATGAATCTTCCTGAATGGAGGCAAGCTGTACTAGGGAGTTGTGGGGCTATTTTATTTGGTGCCATTCAGCCTGTATATGCTTTCGCTATGGGTTCTATGATATCGGTGTATTTTTTGCCTGAACATAGCGAAATCAAGGAGAAAACAAGGATATATGCTCTGTGTTTTGTCGGGTTGGCAGTTTTCTCTTTTATTTTCAACATTATTCAGCATTATAACTTTGCAGCTATGGGTGAGTACTTGACAAAGAGGATCAGAGAACGAATGTTGTCCAAAATACTTACTTTCGAGATTGGTTGGTTTGATCAAGATGAGAATTCTAGCGGTGCTGTTTGTTCTAGGCTTGCCAAAGACGCCAATGTG GTGAGATCTTTAGTAGGTGACCGCATGGCACTTGTAGTTCAGACATTGTCAGCAGTGATAATAGCTTGCACCATGGGCCTAGTTATTGCTTGGAAGCTTGCGCTTCTGATGATTGCCGTCCAACCCCTTGTAATTGTTTGCTTTTACTGCAAACGCATTTTGCTTAAAAATTTGTCTTCAAAGGCCATAAAATCACAAGACGAAAGTAGTAAGCTGGCTGCTGAAGCTGTTTCGAATCTCAGAACTGTGACTGCTTTTTCATCTCAGTCACGAATACTCCAAATGCTTGAAAAAGCCCAGGAAGGTCCGCGGCGTGAAAGTGTTAGACAGTCATGGTATGCAGGTATTGGTCTTGGAATTTCACAAAGTCTTATGTCCTGTACTTGGGCCTTGGACTTTTGGTATGGTGGTAAACTTATTGCAGATGGTGAGATTAGTTCCAAAGCTCTTTTTGAGACCTTTATGATATTGGTAAGTACGGGTCGGGTAATAGCTGATGCCGGAGCCATGACCAATGATCTCGCCAAAGGTTCTGATGCTGTTGGCTCAGTTTTTGCTGTGTTGGACCGATATACACTCATTGAACCTGAAGATCCTGATGGCCATAAGCCTGAAAAGGTAACGGGCCACGTAGAGCTCCGGGATGTGGACTTTGCGTATCCTGCACGGCCAGATGTGGCAATATTTTCAGGCTTTACGATCAAGATTGAAGCAGGGGAATCAACAGCATTAGTGGGCCAAAGCGGGTCTGGCAAGTCAACCATAATTGGGTTGATTCAAAGATTCTATGACCCACTAAAAGGTTCCGTAAAAATTGATGGGAAAGATATAAGATCATTTCACCTTAGATCACTGAGAAAACACATTGCACTAGTCAGTCAAGAACCTACATTGTTTGCTGGAACAATACGCGAAAACATCACATATGGAGCATCTAAGGAGACTGATGAAATAGAAATGATTGAGTCAGCTAAGGCAGCTAATGCTCATGGTTTCATCACCGGGCTAAAAGATGGATATGATACATGGTGTGGCGACAGAGGAATACAATTATCTGGTGGTCAAAAGCAACGCATTGCAATCGCCCGAGCAATTCTAAAAAATCCAGCTGTGCTACTGTTAGACGAAGCTACAAGTGCTCTTGATAGTCAGTCAGAGAAAGTGGTGCAAGATGCACTAGAGCATGTTATGGTGGGAAGGACCAGTGTAGTAGTGGCACACAGATTAAGTACAATACAAAATTGTGACACAATTGCAGTGCTTGACAAAGGAAAGGTTGTTGAAAAGGGAACCCACTCGGCGTTGCTAGCAAAGGGATCCACAGGGGCCTACTACACGTTGGTTAACCTTCAAAGAAGAACCGACACTACCTAA